Proteins co-encoded in one Bacteroidia bacterium genomic window:
- a CDS encoding ribonuclease HII, translated as MLKKCYKENVIEAGVDEVGRGCLAGIVVAAAVILPTNVEIPNLKDSKQLSPAMRKELSTYIIHQAIAYAIGVASVEEIDRLNILQATYLAMHRAIEQLKPLPMHLLVDGNQFKPYPGITHTCIVKGDAQYQSIAAASVLAKNYRDAYMHELSKLYPEYQWDKNVGYPTPQHIQAISKYGYTVHHRKSFVVKALQPKLFSPSEKDTLL; from the coding sequence ATGCTCAAAAAGTGCTACAAAGAAAATGTTATTGAAGCAGGAGTAGATGAAGTAGGTAGAGGTTGTTTAGCAGGAATTGTAGTAGCCGCAGCGGTTATTTTGCCTACAAATGTAGAAATTCCAAATCTTAAAGATTCCAAGCAGCTTTCCCCTGCAATGAGAAAGGAACTTAGTACTTATATTATTCATCAAGCTATTGCTTATGCTATTGGTGTAGCTTCTGTGGAAGAAATTGACAGACTAAATATACTACAAGCCACTTATTTGGCTATGCACAGGGCTATTGAACAATTAAAACCTCTACCTATGCATTTATTGGTAGATGGCAACCAATTCAAGCCTTACCCAGGTATTACGCACACTTGTATAGTTAAAGGAGATGCGCAATATCAAAGTATAGCAGCTGCAAGTGTATTGGCTAAAAACTATCGTGATGCTTATATGCATGAGCTATCCAAGCTTTACCCAGAATATCAATGGGATAAAAATGTTGGATATCCAACTCCGCAGCATATTCAAGCGATAAGCAAGTATGGCTATACTGTACACCACAGAAAAAGCTTTGTGGTCAAAGCACTTCAACCTAAGCTATTCTCACCATCAGAGAAAGATACGTTGCTTTGA